One region of Streptomyces subrutilus genomic DNA includes:
- a CDS encoding GNAT family N-acetyltransferase: MSWLPDNFVHPVLVPLPGSGHHLRPIREADTPLDYPAVMGSRERLWTIYGPAWGWPAATMTYEADQADLLRHEKEIAVHQSFNYALFDAEETALLGCVYIDPPERAGADGEISWWVVDELVDSKVEQALDELVPQWIAADWPFEQPRFLGREISWSDWLTLPEHSDA; the protein is encoded by the coding sequence ATGAGCTGGCTCCCCGATAACTTCGTCCATCCCGTCCTGGTACCGCTGCCGGGCAGTGGTCATCACCTGCGGCCGATCCGGGAGGCGGACACCCCGCTCGACTATCCGGCTGTGATGGGTTCGCGCGAGCGGCTGTGGACCATCTACGGCCCAGCCTGGGGCTGGCCCGCGGCCACCATGACCTACGAGGCCGACCAGGCCGACCTGTTGCGACACGAGAAGGAGATCGCCGTACACCAGTCTTTCAACTACGCGCTTTTCGACGCAGAGGAGACAGCTCTGCTCGGCTGTGTCTACATCGACCCACCGGAGAGGGCCGGCGCGGACGGCGAGATCTCCTGGTGGGTGGTGGACGAGCTGGTGGACAGCAAGGTCGAGCAGGCCCTCGATGAGCTGGTACCGCAGTGGATCGCCGCCGACTGGCCGTTCGAGCAACCGCGCTTCCTCGGCCGAGAGATCTCCTGGTCGGACTGGCTCACCCTGCCGGAGCACTCCGACGCGTAA
- a CDS encoding alpha-ketoglutarate-dependent dioxygenase AlkB codes for MPLGSRISDEIISRAVPAGGDLFAELSASTRWEDVGKGRQGAVLTRIDGAADSGVPLVRTTTPYGSPAQPFGPVHERLAQQVQEHAGLPAGFNNALIERYTNAYRTMGSHCDQALDLANGTFIAVFSCYGFLEAGPVRKLVFESKESDAEKFEIPLTHHSVVAFSVDSNRRLRHKIVAETPVPAADNTWLGVTFRTSKTFLRFHDGHAYLPQGPRLTLADDDQRREFYALRRRENQETIFTYPPLTYTLSPSDLTPLI; via the coding sequence GTGCCCCTCGGGTCCCGGATCTCGGATGAGATCATCTCGCGCGCGGTCCCGGCCGGGGGCGACCTCTTTGCGGAGCTGTCGGCGTCGACGCGTTGGGAAGACGTGGGAAAAGGCCGACAGGGCGCCGTACTCACCCGAATCGACGGGGCCGCCGACTCCGGCGTCCCCCTCGTCCGCACCACCACTCCATACGGCAGCCCGGCGCAGCCTTTCGGGCCGGTGCACGAACGGTTGGCCCAGCAGGTCCAGGAACATGCGGGGCTGCCGGCCGGCTTCAACAACGCGCTCATCGAGCGCTACACGAACGCCTACAGGACCATGGGCAGCCACTGCGACCAGGCCCTCGATCTGGCCAACGGGACGTTCATCGCCGTCTTCTCCTGCTACGGTTTCCTCGAGGCGGGCCCGGTCCGGAAGCTGGTCTTCGAATCAAAGGAATCAGACGCGGAGAAGTTCGAGATTCCCCTGACCCACCACAGCGTCGTCGCATTCTCCGTCGATTCGAACCGACGGCTCCGGCACAAGATCGTGGCGGAAACACCCGTCCCGGCGGCGGACAACACATGGCTGGGCGTGACCTTCCGAACATCAAAGACCTTCCTCCGCTTCCACGACGGCCACGCGTACCTCCCCCAGGGCCCGCGCCTCACCCTGGCCGACGATGACCAAAGGCGCGAGTTCTACGCCCTACGCCGCCGCGAAAACCAAGAAACAATCTTCACCTACCCCCCACTGACCTACACCCTCAGCCCCAGCGACCTCACCCCACTTATCTGA
- a CDS encoding peptidase inhibitor family I36 protein, which yields MNRRTKFSLAVTTGLVGAALALAPAAQADDVSISGYDNCASGWICFYSERDGGGQKCQWSQSSTDTRSQCSWMRAGTNTRSVYNRTGSRFHYYHSVNYTNRIGSTTAGNKGNLAGTYTIGSLCAGSCPG from the coding sequence ATGAACCGTCGGACAAAGTTCAGCCTGGCCGTAACGACCGGACTCGTCGGTGCAGCGCTTGCACTCGCGCCCGCGGCCCAGGCCGACGACGTCTCGATCAGCGGCTACGACAACTGCGCGTCCGGCTGGATCTGCTTCTACTCGGAGAGGGACGGGGGCGGACAGAAATGCCAGTGGTCCCAGAGCTCCACCGACACCCGTTCCCAGTGTTCATGGATGCGAGCCGGCACGAACACCCGGTCCGTGTACAACCGCACCGGTAGCAGGTTCCACTACTACCACAGCGTCAATTACACGAATCGGATCGGCAGCACCACCGCCGGCAACAAGGGAAATCTCGCAGGTACCTACACCATCGGCTCCCTCTGCGCCGGCTCCTGCCCGGGCTGA
- a CDS encoding tellurite resistance TerB family protein, which yields MAMWDRIKDQATRGLQQAQGVRGGSGGHGPSGTRSGGGSRAELVSALKSQLTSLKTELKSGAFRDASMAMCALVAAADGQVDPAERQHVESLILTNDVLQNFPADQLRQRFNKHVDQLSAGFVMGKAAVLQEVVKVANKPTEARAVIQTGIVVAGADGFIEPAEEQIIREACTALGLSAAEFGI from the coding sequence GTGGCGATGTGGGATCGGATCAAGGACCAGGCGACCAGAGGTCTGCAGCAGGCCCAAGGGGTGCGCGGCGGCTCCGGCGGCCATGGGCCGTCCGGCACACGGTCCGGGGGCGGTTCCAGGGCCGAGCTCGTGAGCGCGCTGAAGTCGCAGCTAACGTCGCTGAAGACGGAGCTGAAGAGCGGCGCTTTCCGGGACGCCAGCATGGCCATGTGCGCGTTGGTGGCCGCCGCTGACGGACAGGTCGATCCCGCCGAGCGCCAGCACGTCGAGTCGCTCATCCTCACCAACGACGTCCTTCAGAACTTCCCCGCTGACCAGCTCCGCCAGCGTTTCAACAAGCACGTCGACCAGCTTTCGGCCGGCTTCGTCATGGGCAAGGCGGCGGTGCTTCAGGAGGTCGTCAAGGTGGCGAACAAGCCCACCGAGGCACGGGCTGTCATCCAGACCGGCATCGTGGTCGCGGGTGCGGACGGCTTCATCGAGCCTGCCGAGGAGCAGATCATCCGCGAGGCGTGCACTGCGCTTGGCCTGTCGGCGGCGGAGTTCGGCATCTGA
- a CDS encoding DedA family protein: MDEIAVTAGALYVIVLLRAGGTFAVGWLTGAGARRSRFAERIASVKFRRVERAIQRWGAPVVAVSFLTVGFQTAANFLAGSLRMPLSRYLPALFLGGAAWALIYATAGLGLLEVLGRLFAERTALGVSAVAVLLLAVCGVVVYRRRRAAALPFGHTVAEKP, encoded by the coding sequence GTGGATGAGATCGCGGTCACGGCCGGAGCCCTGTATGTCATCGTCTTGCTCCGCGCCGGAGGTACATTCGCCGTCGGGTGGCTCACCGGGGCCGGTGCCCGGCGCAGTAGGTTCGCCGAACGGATTGCCTCGGTGAAGTTCCGACGCGTCGAGCGAGCGATTCAGCGGTGGGGCGCGCCCGTGGTGGCCGTTTCTTTCCTGACCGTTGGTTTCCAGACCGCGGCGAACTTCCTTGCCGGCAGCCTGCGCATGCCGTTGTCGCGCTACCTCCCGGCCCTGTTCCTGGGCGGAGCAGCCTGGGCCCTGATCTACGCGACCGCGGGGCTCGGTTTGCTCGAAGTGCTGGGAAGGCTCTTCGCCGAGCGCACGGCTCTTGGGGTGTCCGCCGTCGCCGTCCTCCTCCTCGCGGTGTGCGGGGTCGTGGTGTACCGCAGAAGAAGGGCGGCGGCCCTGCCGTTCGGTCACACCGTGGCTGAGAAACCGTAG
- a CDS encoding GNAT family N-acetyltransferase — MTVLHGASISLRPTVREDISTLASIRATPEVRARWNGGEDLEADIAADLEDPDTRSLTVDYQQRIIGMIQWYTEEDPDYRHAGIDLFLDPTVHGRGLGTDAVRTLARHLIDAHGYHRLVIDPAADNTAAIRCYTKVGFQPVGIMRQYERGPDGTWHDGLLMDLLAAELVR; from the coding sequence ATGACCGTGCTGCATGGCGCCTCCATCTCCCTTCGCCCCACTGTCCGCGAGGACATCTCCACCCTGGCCTCCATCCGGGCCACACCCGAGGTGCGTGCACGGTGGAACGGCGGGGAGGATCTCGAGGCAGATATCGCCGCCGATCTCGAAGACCCTGACACTCGGTCCCTGACTGTCGACTACCAGCAGCGGATCATCGGCATGATCCAGTGGTACACCGAGGAAGATCCGGACTACCGGCACGCCGGCATCGACCTCTTCCTCGATCCCACAGTGCACGGCAGGGGTCTGGGCACTGACGCCGTACGGACACTGGCCCGCCATCTCATCGACGCCCACGGCTATCACCGTCTGGTCATCGACCCAGCAGCCGACAACACCGCGGCGATCCGCTGTTACACCAAGGTCGGCTTCCAACCCGTCGGCATCATGCGGCAGTACGAGCGTGGCCCGGACGGCACTTGGCACGACGGCCTCCTGATGGACCTCCTGGCCGCCGAGCTGGTGCGCTGA